A single Bacillus sp. OxB-1 DNA region contains:
- a CDS encoding nitroreductase family protein — protein sequence MNQQTLSIREAIRTRRSIKNFNGQPVDQEDIEAILEDAVWAPNHGNRNPWRFVVASGKQYTNFLEVLREYGVPNWKELTPENLERQMKNFTGAGAVAIVIVPEDARQKERLEDFAAASTCIQNIQLLSWDRGIGTCWKTPAFLDNPKFREDLGVQPGERIISMLQFGYYDEIPKARPRKPLEEIVTYYGSTNEEE from the coding sequence ATGAATCAGCAAACATTGTCTATCAGAGAGGCCATCCGGACAAGACGTTCGATTAAAAACTTCAACGGACAGCCGGTGGACCAAGAAGATATTGAAGCAATTCTGGAGGATGCAGTTTGGGCACCCAACCACGGAAACCGTAATCCATGGCGCTTTGTCGTAGCGTCAGGAAAACAATACACGAATTTTTTGGAAGTGTTGCGTGAATATGGCGTCCCGAACTGGAAAGAGCTAACTCCCGAAAACCTCGAAAGGCAGATGAAAAATTTCACCGGCGCCGGTGCGGTAGCCATCGTCATCGTACCTGAGGATGCCCGGCAGAAAGAGCGCCTCGAAGATTTTGCAGCAGCCAGTACATGTATCCAGAACATCCAACTTTTGTCATGGGATCGGGGAATCGGGACCTGTTGGAAAACACCGGCTTTCCTGGATAATCCGAAATTCCGCGAAGACCTGGGCGTCCAGCCGGGCGAGCGGATCATCAGCATGCTGCAATTCGGCTACTACGATGAAATCCCGAAAGCCCGTCCCCGCAAACCGCTCGAGGAAATCGTCACATATTACGGAAGTACTAACGAAGAAGAATGA
- a CDS encoding DUF2804 domain-containing protein: MQHAEREIIAPVPLCDDKGRLNPEAIGYARRPFIQSNLKGHFMRKKKWNYWCVYGEDLLFSATISHLDYAAACFVYILDYETQRFYEKMVTIPIGRKVKMPEGVLDSVKVTTDSLSIQLVHIQGETHLSVTIPDFDNEVLHADLHITHPEGDDSLNVVIPKSRDLFQFTAKHHTLPTGGFVKIGDRRYDFNPAYSFAVLDYGRGVWPREAEWNWAMASQRSGGRRIGLNFGGKWTDGTGLTENAVFIDGMMTKIHEDVIFTYDPGNFMSPWKIQTKFTDRVQLTFTPFFERVAQTNIRLIRTEVHQLVGYFNGRVKLYDGSILPIRQMLGCTEEHIAKW, translated from the coding sequence ATGCAGCATGCTGAAAGGGAAATTATTGCACCCGTTCCGCTTTGTGACGACAAGGGGCGTTTGAATCCCGAAGCGATTGGATATGCCCGGCGTCCATTCATCCAGAGTAATTTAAAAGGCCATTTCATGCGGAAAAAGAAGTGGAACTACTGGTGCGTGTATGGGGAGGATCTTTTATTTTCCGCGACGATCAGCCACCTCGATTATGCGGCTGCCTGTTTTGTTTATATATTGGATTATGAGACGCAGCGGTTTTATGAGAAGATGGTCACCATCCCCATCGGGCGGAAAGTGAAAATGCCGGAAGGGGTACTCGACAGCGTAAAAGTGACGACGGACAGCTTGTCGATACAGCTCGTTCACATCCAAGGGGAGACCCATCTTTCCGTCACCATCCCCGACTTTGATAATGAAGTGCTCCACGCCGATCTTCATATCACCCATCCGGAGGGGGATGATTCGCTGAACGTCGTCATTCCGAAAAGCCGGGACCTCTTTCAATTCACTGCCAAGCATCATACTCTACCGACGGGCGGGTTTGTCAAAATCGGCGACAGGCGGTATGATTTCAATCCGGCCTACAGCTTTGCCGTCCTCGATTATGGACGCGGCGTTTGGCCCCGGGAGGCTGAGTGGAATTGGGCGATGGCTTCCCAACGGTCTGGAGGACGCCGGATCGGGTTGAATTTCGGAGGGAAATGGACGGACGGCACCGGCTTGACGGAAAATGCCGTGTTCATCGACGGTATGATGACGAAAATCCACGAAGACGTCATTTTCACCTATGATCCCGGAAACTTCATGAGCCCATGGAAAATCCAGACGAAGTTCACAGATCGCGTCCAACTGACTTTCACCCCTTTTTTCGAACGCGTCGCCCAGACGAATATCCGCCTCATCCGGACCGAGGTGCATCAGTTGGTCGGATATTTCAACGGACGCGTTAAACTATACGACGGCTCCATCCTGCCGATCCGGCAAATGCTCGGCTGCACGGAAGAGCATATCGCCAAATGGTGA
- a CDS encoding YusW family protein: MRKFMIASLLLLAAVFVMTGCGNFGENADKAQREDADIIHEREKEGGTMETGDGYGFTHFDLDIEVDGQDAIEADYEVDKELDVEYKNTLTGVNATGKEAMDELDKLFKALLLRNNMTKEEYKERILTYYELDTYSKFDLEINFDDGTNLNIEDVK; encoded by the coding sequence GTGCGTAAATTTATGATAGCAAGTTTACTTTTATTGGCAGCTGTCTTCGTCATGACCGGATGCGGAAACTTCGGGGAAAATGCGGATAAGGCACAGCGGGAAGACGCAGATATCATTCATGAGCGTGAAAAAGAAGGAGGCACGATGGAAACCGGGGATGGGTATGGTTTCACCCATTTCGATCTGGACATCGAAGTCGATGGCCAAGACGCCATTGAAGCGGATTACGAAGTCGATAAAGAGCTCGATGTCGAATACAAAAACACGTTGACCGGTGTGAACGCAACAGGCAAGGAAGCAATGGATGAGCTCGATAAGCTCTTCAAAGCCCTTCTTCTTCGCAACAATATGACAAAAGAAGAGTACAAGGAACGCATTTTAACTTATTACGAATTAGACACCTACTCCAAGTTCGACTTGGAAATCAATTTCGATGACGGGACCAATTTGAATATCGAAGACGTGAAATAA
- a CDS encoding ABC transporter ATP-binding protein, giving the protein MSSIRKPFGYEPILTKEAIRGAKKKKKERAGDWKSVLFRLWKLVDEQRSLLLLVLGLVFVSSVLTLLGPLMVGKILDHHIIPMDFDGLASKLGWLIAIYLVLSLALYFQNFWMVGIAQRTVLRLRSGLFAHLQKLPVSFFDKRQHGELMSRVTNDIENVSQTLNSSFIQVFSSVLTLTGTLAVMLYLSPLLTVLTMIIIPIMFMAVRWITRRTGLLFKEQQRALGELNGMIEETISGQRIVKAFSQESRVKDEFAMRSEHLRRAGFWASTYSGFIPKVMNMLNNAAFAIVAGVGGLLALKGDGVVTIGTIVIFSELARQFTRPLNDLANQFNTVLSAIAGAERVFAIMEEPVEQDSATDDADRPLKGDVAFQDVSFGYAVETDGYTVDEISFHVNPGEAAALVGATGAGKTTIMQLLARFYDANEGQILIDGIPISELPRRTLRSQIAFVLQDPFLFEATVRENIRYGKLDATDGEVIEAAKRANAHSFIMKLEQGYDTVLSADGGEISQGQKQLLSIARALVADPVILLLDEATSSIDTVTELAIQEALERLMEGRTSFVIAHRLNTVRKADKVFVMEQGRLIESGTQEELMERKGAYYQLVKGSEV; this is encoded by the coding sequence ATGTCGAGCATACGTAAACCGTTCGGCTATGAACCGATCCTTACGAAAGAAGCGATCCGAGGGGCGAAAAAGAAGAAGAAGGAGCGGGCGGGTGATTGGAAGTCGGTCCTGTTCCGGCTCTGGAAGCTGGTTGATGAGCAGCGCAGCTTATTACTCCTCGTGCTCGGCCTCGTTTTTGTAAGTTCGGTCCTCACTTTGCTTGGTCCATTGATGGTCGGGAAGATACTCGATCACCATATCATTCCGATGGACTTTGATGGATTGGCCAGCAAGCTCGGTTGGCTGATTGCCATTTACCTTGTTCTGTCGCTAGCGCTTTATTTCCAGAACTTCTGGATGGTCGGCATTGCCCAACGGACCGTTTTACGATTAAGGTCGGGATTGTTCGCACATTTGCAAAAACTGCCGGTCAGTTTTTTCGATAAACGGCAGCATGGTGAGTTGATGAGCCGGGTGACGAATGACATTGAAAACGTCAGCCAAACGTTGAACTCCTCATTCATCCAAGTGTTTTCGAGTGTCCTGACATTGACGGGGACGCTTGCGGTCATGTTGTACCTCAGTCCGTTGCTGACCGTTCTGACGATGATCATCATCCCGATCATGTTCATGGCAGTCCGCTGGATCACGCGCCGGACTGGGCTTCTCTTCAAGGAGCAGCAACGTGCGCTAGGGGAGTTGAACGGTATGATTGAGGAGACGATTTCCGGTCAGCGGATCGTCAAGGCGTTCTCCCAGGAATCCCGGGTGAAGGACGAGTTTGCGATGAGAAGCGAGCATCTGCGCCGGGCCGGTTTTTGGGCATCGACGTACTCGGGGTTCATTCCAAAAGTGATGAATATGCTGAACAATGCCGCATTCGCGATTGTGGCAGGCGTCGGCGGGCTGTTGGCGTTGAAAGGGGATGGCGTCGTGACGATCGGAACCATCGTCATCTTCTCGGAGTTGGCCCGCCAATTCACACGTCCCTTGAATGATCTGGCCAATCAATTCAATACGGTGCTGTCCGCCATTGCAGGTGCAGAACGGGTCTTCGCCATCATGGAGGAGCCGGTGGAGCAAGACAGTGCAACGGATGATGCGGATCGACCGCTCAAGGGAGACGTGGCATTCCAAGACGTGTCATTCGGATATGCGGTGGAGACGGATGGCTATACGGTCGACGAGATTTCATTCCACGTCAATCCAGGTGAGGCAGCGGCATTGGTGGGGGCAACGGGCGCGGGGAAAACGACGATCATGCAATTGCTGGCCCGTTTTTATGATGCAAATGAAGGGCAGATCTTGATCGACGGAATTCCGATCTCCGAATTGCCAAGGCGAACGCTCCGAAGCCAGATAGCGTTTGTCCTCCAAGATCCATTTCTCTTCGAAGCGACCGTCCGGGAGAATATCCGGTACGGCAAATTGGATGCGACCGACGGGGAAGTGATCGAAGCTGCGAAACGAGCCAATGCCCATTCATTCATCATGAAGCTGGAACAAGGATATGATACCGTCCTGTCCGCGGACGGGGGGGAGATATCACAAGGCCAGAAGCAACTACTGTCCATTGCTCGGGCACTCGTCGCCGATCCCGTCATTCTGCTATTGGATGAAGCGACAAGCAGCATTGACACGGTGACGGAACTGGCGATCCAGGAAGCGCTCGAACGACTGATGGAAGGCAGGACGAGCTTCGTCATCGCCCATCGATTGAACACCGTGCGGAAAGCGGATAAGGTGTTCGTCATGGAGCAAGGACGATTGATCGAATCTGGCACCCAGGAGGAATTGATGGAACGCAAAGGCGCTTACTATCAGTTAGTGAAAGGTTCGGAAGTCTGA
- a CDS encoding DegV family protein, which translates to MKKKPLAWIVDSTAYVPEYLRQHPDFFTVPLTIHFGEKQYIDGIDLTPEQLYAQIKDAEEFPKTSQPSAGEFAERFRKIAEGYEQAIAVHVSGKLSGTLASSTAGAELAGFPITFIDSLSLSYGITGLIEKGMELHENGATIPEIKSRLEKMAGTVQNFILIGQLEQLYKGGRMSGVQFFLGSLLKVKPIVQISSKGELEAIEKVRSEKKALQYLVDRVVESHTPRRKKIHLMQGNVQEQAMHLKHMIAEQVPGLEVEIGDISSTLAVHAGEGTLAVLWFDE; encoded by the coding sequence ATGAAAAAGAAACCGCTTGCCTGGATCGTGGATAGCACTGCCTATGTTCCTGAGTATCTTCGGCAACATCCTGATTTCTTTACAGTTCCGTTGACAATACATTTCGGGGAAAAGCAATATATTGACGGAATTGACTTGACTCCTGAACAACTGTATGCACAAATCAAAGACGCCGAGGAGTTTCCAAAAACTTCCCAGCCGTCCGCCGGGGAATTTGCGGAACGTTTTCGGAAAATTGCTGAAGGATATGAACAGGCGATTGCGGTGCATGTCTCCGGCAAACTAAGCGGGACGCTCGCCTCTTCGACGGCAGGAGCGGAATTGGCGGGGTTCCCAATCACCTTCATCGATTCCCTCTCCCTGTCGTACGGCATTACAGGGTTGATTGAAAAAGGGATGGAGCTGCATGAAAATGGGGCGACGATTCCGGAAATCAAAAGCCGACTCGAGAAAATGGCGGGGACCGTTCAGAACTTCATCCTGATCGGCCAGCTCGAACAACTTTACAAAGGCGGCCGGATGAGCGGCGTCCAGTTTTTCCTCGGCAGTTTGCTGAAAGTGAAACCGATTGTCCAGATTTCCAGTAAAGGGGAATTGGAAGCGATCGAAAAGGTCCGTTCCGAGAAAAAAGCCCTTCAATATTTGGTCGATCGCGTGGTGGAAAGCCATACTCCCCGCCGGAAGAAAATCCATCTTATGCAAGGGAATGTGCAGGAGCAGGCCATGCACTTAAAACATATGATTGCCGAGCAAGTTCCCGGACTAGAAGTGGAAATCGGCGATATCAGCTCGACACTCGCTGTCCATGCCGGTGAAGGCACATTGGCTGTACTGTGGTTTGATGAATAA
- a CDS encoding EAL and HDOD domain-containing protein has protein sequence MEVFVGRQPIFTRNQEVFAYELLYRNSHINFYPEINGDQATADILINSYLNIGIAELSNGKPCFINFTEKLLRLRTPTFFRPSQIVVEILESIEITKELVDICIDLKQSGYQIALDDFVINTANPYTYALIEQADFIKIDFQGTSEEARKKTELLVQKHKKKMLAEKIETIKDFNEAVESGYTYFQGFFFSKPVIVSARKIPESFHIYPRIINHLSQSEPNIDDITKIIEQDLSLSYKLLKLINTAGYRQKKKINSIRQAIVLLGLDELRKWIYVLSMRESVIADNDRFNEIIRMSLIRARMCEQIAIQRKIPQASAFFITGMFSLMDALLGKEMDEVLHILPLQEDISDALRGTSNALRDALELSISVEKGDWETMKSGCALFGISDEKVFQYYHGALKWTASL, from the coding sequence ATGGAGGTTTTTGTCGGAAGACAACCCATTTTCACTAGAAACCAAGAAGTTTTTGCATACGAACTGCTATACCGCAACAGTCATATCAATTTTTATCCCGAAATTAATGGTGACCAAGCGACGGCAGACATTTTGATAAACAGCTACCTGAATATTGGGATTGCAGAACTTTCCAATGGCAAACCTTGTTTTATCAATTTCACGGAAAAGCTGCTTCGTCTTAGGACTCCCACTTTCTTTCGGCCGTCTCAAATTGTGGTTGAAATTCTGGAATCTATTGAGATAACGAAAGAATTAGTGGATATATGCATAGACCTTAAACAATCGGGTTATCAAATCGCATTGGACGATTTTGTTATAAATACAGCTAATCCTTATACTTATGCGTTAATTGAGCAAGCGGATTTCATTAAAATTGATTTTCAGGGAACTTCTGAAGAAGCAAGAAAGAAAACAGAGCTGCTTGTCCAAAAGCATAAGAAAAAAATGCTTGCCGAAAAAATCGAAACTATAAAGGATTTCAATGAAGCCGTTGAAAGTGGTTACACCTATTTTCAAGGTTTCTTTTTCTCAAAGCCGGTCATCGTCTCCGCACGGAAAATTCCCGAGTCATTCCATATCTATCCTAGAATTATTAATCATTTATCTCAAAGCGAACCAAATATAGATGACATCACAAAAATCATTGAACAGGATTTATCTTTGTCTTATAAGCTGCTTAAACTTATTAACACGGCGGGGTATCGACAAAAAAAGAAGATAAACTCCATCCGTCAGGCTATTGTTCTACTTGGACTGGATGAGCTTCGGAAATGGATTTATGTACTTTCCATGAGGGAAAGCGTTATTGCGGATAATGATCGGTTTAATGAAATTATTCGGATGAGCCTAATCAGGGCAAGAATGTGCGAACAGATTGCTATCCAGAGGAAAATACCCCAAGCATCCGCATTTTTTATCACTGGCATGTTTTCCCTGATGGATGCGTTATTGGGGAAGGAAATGGATGAAGTATTACATATTTTGCCGCTGCAAGAAGATATCTCCGACGCACTCAGAGGTACTTCGAATGCGCTGCGGGATGCACTTGAACTGTCTATTTCGGTTGAAAAAGGGGATTGGGAAACGATGAAAAGCGGCTGTGCCCTATTCGGGATCTCCGATGAGAAAGTGTTTCAGTACTATCATGGGGCGTTGAAGTGGACAGCTTCTTTGTGA
- a CDS encoding ABC transporter ATP-binding protein, with product MRTVFSYAKPYKWLIAIALILTLVELGVELVQPLLIAKIIDEGIIAGDAAVVWTWGSVMLALALTAFLSGAVNSFFAAHAAQSFAFDLRQALFGKVQAFTMATFLRFPASGLITRLTSDVTMVQNVLFMGLRIMLRAPLMVFGSLLMAFIVNVKLALFLLAGTPFLAIFLYVMTKKGVVLFARVQKRLDRVNRVIQENLQAVRLIKAYLRGTYEAGRFDKVADSLRGDTVRAMRMMELILPVLLFIMNASLLAVLWFGAVEIREGGAQVGELVAIVNYAMRITGAFSMFSFLIILFSRAKASSERMAEVLLADGALEDQQAESSSLSVSAGDLRFQNVSFHYPGRAEAVLKDVTFHVSAGEKLAIMGATGSGKSTLLNLIPRFFEVTDGAIQVGGVDIREWPLHELRETIGLVPQQSVLFTGSIMENLAWGDNEAESDELVEAAKKAQIHESIDHFPQKYETRVGQKGVNLSGGQKQRLSIARALVRKPSILILDDSTSALDVKTEAALWEALQDEEATMLVVTQKIRTAQGADRILLLDEGRVVGYGAHEDLLDRSALYRAIAQSQAEGEVIDDVEHT from the coding sequence ATGAGGACGGTATTTTCATATGCCAAACCATATAAATGGCTCATTGCCATTGCGCTGATATTGACGTTGGTGGAGCTTGGGGTGGAACTGGTCCAGCCGTTGCTCATTGCAAAAATCATTGATGAAGGGATCATCGCGGGGGACGCGGCGGTTGTGTGGACGTGGGGAAGCGTCATGCTGGCACTCGCGTTGACCGCCTTCCTCAGCGGGGCTGTCAACTCATTCTTCGCAGCACATGCGGCGCAAAGTTTTGCATTCGATCTACGGCAGGCATTATTCGGCAAGGTGCAGGCATTCACGATGGCCACCTTTTTACGGTTTCCGGCGTCCGGCCTTATCACCCGGTTGACGAGTGATGTGACGATGGTGCAGAACGTGTTGTTCATGGGGTTGCGCATCATGCTGCGCGCGCCGCTTATGGTCTTCGGCAGCTTGCTCATGGCGTTCATCGTCAATGTGAAACTTGCCTTATTCTTGCTGGCGGGCACACCATTCCTTGCCATCTTCTTATATGTCATGACAAAAAAGGGTGTCGTACTCTTTGCGCGTGTCCAGAAGCGGTTGGACCGGGTGAACCGGGTCATCCAGGAGAACTTGCAAGCGGTCCGGCTCATCAAGGCGTATTTGCGGGGGACTTACGAAGCGGGGCGATTTGATAAAGTCGCGGATTCTCTGCGGGGCGACACCGTCCGTGCGATGCGGATGATGGAACTGATCCTGCCGGTCCTGCTTTTCATCATGAATGCCAGCTTGCTGGCGGTCCTCTGGTTCGGGGCAGTGGAAATCCGGGAAGGGGGCGCACAAGTCGGGGAGCTTGTGGCGATCGTCAACTACGCGATGCGGATTACTGGCGCATTCTCGATGTTTTCATTTCTCATCATCTTGTTCTCCCGTGCGAAAGCCTCTTCGGAGCGGATGGCGGAAGTGCTATTGGCCGACGGAGCCTTGGAAGACCAGCAGGCGGAGAGTTCCAGCTTGTCCGTTTCGGCCGGCGATCTACGGTTTCAGAATGTCTCTTTCCACTATCCGGGAAGGGCAGAGGCTGTGCTGAAAGATGTCACATTCCATGTATCAGCCGGGGAAAAGCTTGCGATCATGGGTGCGACAGGTTCCGGGAAATCAACCCTGCTCAATCTGATCCCCCGTTTTTTCGAAGTGACGGACGGGGCGATCCAGGTCGGAGGAGTGGATATCCGGGAGTGGCCATTACATGAGCTGCGGGAAACGATCGGGCTCGTGCCGCAGCAATCTGTCCTGTTCACCGGTTCCATCATGGAGAACTTGGCATGGGGTGACAATGAAGCGGAGTCCGATGAATTGGTGGAAGCTGCGAAAAAAGCGCAGATCCACGAGTCCATCGACCATTTTCCGCAGAAGTACGAAACACGGGTCGGGCAAAAAGGGGTTAATTTATCCGGCGGGCAAAAACAGCGGTTGTCGATTGCCCGGGCTCTTGTGCGGAAACCGTCCATCCTCATTTTGGATGACAGCACGAGTGCATTGGATGTGAAGACGGAAGCTGCTCTATGGGAAGCATTGCAAGACGAGGAGGCGACGATGCTCGTCGTCACGCAAAAGATCCGGACAGCGCAAGGGGCGGATCGGATCCTCCTATTGGATGAGGGCCGGGTCGTCGGCTACGGTGCGCATGAGGATCTGTTGGACCGTTCCGCGCTCTATCGGGCAATTGCGCAGTCCCAAGCGGAAGGGGAGGTGATCGATGATGTCGAGCATACGTAA
- a CDS encoding amidase domain-containing protein translates to MYNRQAAVDYANRWWDGRNPAYPAFDVDCTNYISQCLLAGGAPMHGYPNRERGWWIQGGTWSFSWSVAHSLRWYLAGTKKGLTARQVSSAEELDLGDVIAYDFQGDGRFDHSTIVTAKDGATPLVNAHTYDVRQRHWDYKDSYAYSPNAKYIFFKINDQFS, encoded by the coding sequence ATGTATAATCGACAAGCGGCAGTGGACTATGCCAATCGCTGGTGGGATGGCCGCAACCCGGCTTATCCCGCGTTCGACGTAGATTGCACAAATTATATTTCCCAATGCTTGCTCGCCGGCGGGGCGCCGATGCACGGCTATCCGAACCGGGAACGCGGCTGGTGGATCCAGGGAGGCACTTGGAGTTTCAGTTGGTCGGTGGCCCATTCGCTGCGCTGGTATTTGGCGGGGACGAAAAAAGGCTTGACGGCAAGGCAAGTATCGTCCGCTGAAGAACTCGACTTGGGCGATGTCATAGCTTATGATTTCCAAGGGGACGGCCGGTTCGACCATTCCACGATAGTCACAGCGAAAGACGGGGCCACTCCGCTCGTCAACGCGCATACCTATGACGTCCGGCAACGTCATTGGGATTACAAGGACTCCTACGCCTACTCACCGAATGCGAAATACATCTTCTTTAAAATTAATGACCAATTTTCGTGA
- a CDS encoding dipeptidase → MNHINGLDVYFNENRDAHLEQLKEFLRIPSISSLSEHKEDMRKAAEWLVGSFKQAGLENVSIDETEGHPVVYGDWLHAEGKPTILVYGHYDVQPVDPLNLWESQPFEPEIRDDKIYARGASDDKGQVFMHVKVVEALMAKNGELPVNVKFIIEGEEEVGSPNLEAYIEANKEKLAADVIVISDTGLAGPGQPAVCYGLRGLAGVQIDVRGAKGDLHSGLYGGGIQNPIHALAAIVASFHDQEGTITVDGFYDNVRPLTDEERAAYAALDFDEEALKQEVGVTELFGETGFSHLERTWARPTLEANGIFGGFSGEGIKTVLPAEAGVKITCRLVPDQDPEEIVEKLKAHIEKHRPAGVSVTVSEFDKGKPFITPFDHPAIQAADRSYEKVYHVPTAYTRGGGSIPIVAAFDELLQVPVVLMGFGLDTENFHAPNEHFHLENFDKGLRVIGDYYYEIADLTGEELKK, encoded by the coding sequence GTGAATCATATCAATGGGTTGGACGTTTATTTCAATGAAAATCGGGATGCGCATCTGGAACAGTTGAAGGAATTTCTCCGCATCCCCAGCATCAGTTCGCTCTCGGAACATAAGGAGGATATGCGGAAGGCGGCCGAGTGGTTAGTCGGTTCGTTCAAACAGGCGGGGCTTGAAAATGTGTCCATCGATGAAACCGAAGGGCATCCCGTCGTGTACGGCGATTGGCTGCATGCGGAAGGAAAACCGACCATTCTTGTGTATGGACATTACGATGTGCAGCCGGTCGATCCGTTGAATTTATGGGAGAGTCAACCATTCGAGCCCGAAATCCGCGACGATAAAATTTATGCACGAGGCGCCAGTGATGATAAAGGGCAGGTATTCATGCATGTAAAAGTCGTCGAGGCGTTAATGGCGAAAAATGGTGAACTGCCCGTCAATGTGAAATTCATCATCGAAGGCGAAGAAGAAGTGGGCAGTCCCAACCTCGAGGCGTATATCGAAGCGAACAAGGAAAAACTGGCAGCTGACGTCATCGTCATTTCGGATACCGGCCTGGCGGGACCGGGACAACCGGCCGTCTGCTATGGATTGCGCGGGTTGGCCGGTGTGCAGATCGATGTCCGGGGTGCCAAAGGCGATCTTCATTCCGGATTGTATGGAGGGGGCATCCAAAACCCGATCCATGCGTTGGCTGCCATCGTCGCCTCGTTCCACGATCAGGAAGGTACGATTACGGTGGATGGATTTTATGACAATGTCCGGCCGTTGACGGACGAGGAACGGGCGGCGTATGCGGCGTTGGACTTCGATGAAGAGGCGTTAAAACAGGAAGTCGGCGTCACCGAGTTATTCGGGGAAACAGGGTTCAGCCATCTGGAACGGACGTGGGCACGGCCGACACTCGAAGCGAACGGCATCTTCGGCGGCTTTTCCGGAGAAGGCATCAAAACCGTCTTGCCCGCAGAAGCCGGAGTGAAAATCACATGCCGCCTCGTACCGGACCAAGACCCGGAAGAAATTGTCGAGAAGCTGAAAGCCCATATCGAAAAACATAGACCGGCGGGCGTCTCGGTGACAGTGAGCGAATTCGACAAAGGAAAACCGTTCATCACGCCGTTCGACCACCCTGCTATCCAAGCGGCCGACCGTTCCTATGAAAAGGTATACCACGTGCCGACCGCCTACACACGCGGAGGCGGCTCGATTCCGATTGTCGCCGCATTTGATGAACTCCTGCAAGTCCCTGTCGTCCTAATGGGATTCGGACTGGACACGGAAAACTTCCACGCGCCAAACGAACACTTCCATTTGGAGAACTTCGACAAAGGATTGCGCGTCATCGGAGACTATTACTATGAAATTGCAGATTTGACGGGCGAGGAATTGAAGAAATAA